One region of Tachysurus fulvidraco isolate hzauxx_2018 chromosome 9, HZAU_PFXX_2.0, whole genome shotgun sequence genomic DNA includes:
- the dgcr8 gene encoding microprocessor complex subunit DGCR8 isoform X1 produces the protein MMDVGEFVPPLPLEPPDDELSGSSKCKAPPPPPLQTSSDAEEMDVSSGGDGPSLAPAEDADVLLLAKGSASFSGRALHGDSCPGTGRHAPPVTSFLPDLKLLRDVKISVSFGGDGGCSSNSSKGKDRKVLYTGQGQIDEQQLENGKAQGGAAEGTGQGDSSVEPEVEQENKVEFAVLDELEDYSENFLEAEDGEESEYMSEMIVQQQQANDEDHSYSYEDDFDNDVDALLEEGMPVPKKMRLAEDKYAADSDHQSDTEQGVQPMITKIKTVLKSRGRPPTEPLPDGWIMTFHNSGIPVYLHRETRVVTWSRPYFLGTGSIRKHDPPTSSIPCLHYKRMKEHEEREQNGEVTPNVSPVKDGDEREPQERTEEPDSTAPEGACDELNPDTSDNRPEGKDSHGGETAQGALGQVKAKVEVCKDESVDIEEFRSYLEKCFDFEQVTVKKFRTWAERRQFNRDMKRKQAESERPILPANQKLITLSVQDAPTKKEFVINPNGKSEVCILHEYMQRVLKVRPVYNFFECENPSEPFGASVIIDGVTYGTGTASSKKLAKNKAARATLEILIPDFVKQTAEEKPVEGDELEYFNHISIEDSRVYELTNKAGLLSPYQILHECLKRNHGMGDTSIKFEVIPGKNQKSEYVMTCGKHSVRGWCKNKRVGKQLASQKILQMLHPHVKNWGSLLRMYGRENNKMVKKENSDKSVIELQQFAKKNKPNLHILNKLQEEMRKLAKEREETRKKPKMTVVESAQPGSEPLCTVDV, from the exons ATGATGGATGTTGGTGAGTTTGTGCCTCCTCTCCCTCTGGAGCCTCCTGATGATGAATTGTCAGGAAGCAGTAAATGTAAAGCTCCTCCACCACCTCCCCTGCAAACGTCCAGTGACGCCGAGGAAATGGACGTTAGCTCCGGCGGTGATGGACCCTCGCTCGCGCCGGCCGAGGATGCCGACGTTCTGCTCCTCGCCAAGGGCTCGGCGTCTTTTAGCGGTCGTGCGTTACACGGTGACTCGTGCCCAGGCACCGGGCGTCACGCTCCACCCGTCACCTCCTTTCTCCCCGACCTTAAGCTTCTCCGAGACGTTAAGATCAGCGTCAGCTTCGGAGGAGACGGCGgctgcagcagcaacagcagcaaggGCAAAGACAGAAAAGTGTTATACACAGGGCAGGGTCAGATAGACGAGCAGCAGCTAGAGAACGGGAAGGCACAGGGTGGGGCAGCAGAGGGAACGGGGCAGGGAGACTCGAGCGTAGAACCCGAGGTTGAGCAGGAGAACAAGGTGGAGTTTGCGGTGCTGGACGAGCTGGAGGATTACAGCGAGAACTTCCTTGAGGCTGAGGACGGAGAGGAGAGCGAGTACATGTCCGAGATGATCGTCCAGCAGCAGCAGGCCAACGATGAGGACCACAGTTACTCCTACGAG GACGACTTTGACAACGATGTAGACGCGCTGTTAGAAGAAGGCATGCCGGTGCCCAAGAAGATGCGTCTGGCCGAGGATAAATACGCAGCCGACAGCGATCACCAGTCCGACACGGAGCAGGGTGTCCAGCCTATGATTACTAAAATTAAGACTGTTCTTAAGA GTCGAGGTCGTCCGCCTACAGAGCCTCTTCCTGACGGATGGATCATGACATTCCATAACTCCGGCATTCCAGTCTACCTCCACCGGGAGACCAGAGTCGTTACCTGGTCCAGACCTTACTTCCTCGGCACTGGGAGTATCAGG AAACACGACCCTCCTACCAGTAGCATCCCTTGTTTGCACTATAAACGAATGAAGGAACACGAAGAACGGGAGCAGAACGGAGAAGTGACGCCCAACGTGTCTCCGGTCAAGGACGGGGACGAGCGAGAACCCCAGGAGAGGACCGAAGAACCCGACTCCACGGCTCCGGAGGGAGCGTGTGACGAGTTGAACCCGGACACCTCGGACAACCGGCCCGAGGGGAAAGACAGCCACGGGGGAGAGACGGCACAGGGAGCGCTGGGGCAGGTCAAGGCCAAGGTGGAGGTGTGCAAAGACGAGTCCGTCG ACATCGAGGAGTTCCGCAGCTACCTAGAGAAGTGCTTCGACTTCGAGCAAGTGACCGTGAAGAAGTTTCGCACGTGGGCGGAGCGACGGCAATTCAACAGGGACATGAAGAGGAAGCAGGCGGAGTCCGAGAGGCCCATCCTCCCGGCCAATCAGAAGCTCATCACGCTGTCGGTGCAGGACGCCCCCACTAAGAAAG AGTTTGTCATCAACCCGAACGGGAAGTCAGAGGTTTGCATCCTACACGAATATATGCAACGTGTGCTGAAGGTCCGACCTGTTTACAACTTTTTTGAAtgtg AAAACCCAAGTGAACCCTTCGGAGCTTCAGTTATAATAGACGGCGTCACGTACGGCACCGGGACGGCGAGTAGCAAAAAACTCGCCAAGAATAAAGctg CTCGAGCCACACTGGAGATCCTCATCCCCGACTTTGTGAAGCAGACGGCCGAGGAGAAGCCGGTGGAAGGGGACGAACTTGAG TATTTTAACCATATCAGTATCGAAGACTCGCGAGTGTATGAACTGACCAACAAAGCAGGCTTACTGTCACCTTACCAGATCCTTCACGAGTGCCTTAAGAG aaACCACGGGATGGGGGACACCAGCATCAAGTTTGAGGTGATTCCAGGGAAGAACCAGAAGAGTGAATATGTGATGACGTGTGGGAAACACAGCGTACGTGGGTGGt GTAAGAACAAGAGAGTGGGGAAACAGCTGGCTTCTCAGAAGATCCTCCAGATGTTACACCCTCATGTGAAGAACTGGGGGTCTCTGCTGCGCATGTACGGCAGAGAGAACAACAAGATGGTCAAAAAG GAAAATTCAGACAAGAGTGTGATTGAGCTGCAGCAGTTTGCCAAAAAGAACAAGCCCAACCTCCATATTCTGAACAAACTCCAAGAGGAAATGAGGAAACTGGCTAAAGAGAGG
- the dgcr8 gene encoding microprocessor complex subunit DGCR8 isoform X2: MMDVGEFVPPLPLEPPDDELSGSSKCKAPPPPPLQTSSDAEEMDVSSGGDGPSLAPAEDADVLLLAKGSASFSGRALHGDSCPGTGRHAPPVTSFLPDLKLLRDVKISVSFGGDGGCSSNSSKGKDRKVLYTGQGQIDEQQLENGKAQGGAAEGTGQGDSSVEPEVEQENKVEFAVLDELEDYSENFLEAEDGEESEYMSEMIVQQQQANDEDHSYSYEDDFDNDVDALLEEGMPVPKKMRLAEDKYAADSDHQSDTEQGVQPMITKIKTVLKSRGRPPTEPLPDGWIMTFHNSGIPVYLHRETRVVTWSRPYFLGTGSIRKHDPPTSSIPCLHYKRMKEHEEREQNGEVTPNVSPVKDGDEREPQERTEEPDSTAPEGACDELNPDTSDNRPEGKDSHGGETAQGALGQVKAKVEVCKDESVDIEEFRSYLEKCFDFEQVTVKKFRTWAERRQFNRDMKRKQAESERPILPANQKLITLSVQDAPTKKEFVINPNGKSEVCILHEYMQRVLKVRPVYNFFECARATLEILIPDFVKQTAEEKPVEGDELEYFNHISIEDSRVYELTNKAGLLSPYQILHECLKRNHGMGDTSIKFEVIPGKNQKSEYVMTCGKHSVRGWCKNKRVGKQLASQKILQMLHPHVKNWGSLLRMYGRENNKMVKKENSDKSVIELQQFAKKNKPNLHILNKLQEEMRKLAKEREETRKKPKMTVVESAQPGSEPLCTVDV; encoded by the exons ATGATGGATGTTGGTGAGTTTGTGCCTCCTCTCCCTCTGGAGCCTCCTGATGATGAATTGTCAGGAAGCAGTAAATGTAAAGCTCCTCCACCACCTCCCCTGCAAACGTCCAGTGACGCCGAGGAAATGGACGTTAGCTCCGGCGGTGATGGACCCTCGCTCGCGCCGGCCGAGGATGCCGACGTTCTGCTCCTCGCCAAGGGCTCGGCGTCTTTTAGCGGTCGTGCGTTACACGGTGACTCGTGCCCAGGCACCGGGCGTCACGCTCCACCCGTCACCTCCTTTCTCCCCGACCTTAAGCTTCTCCGAGACGTTAAGATCAGCGTCAGCTTCGGAGGAGACGGCGgctgcagcagcaacagcagcaaggGCAAAGACAGAAAAGTGTTATACACAGGGCAGGGTCAGATAGACGAGCAGCAGCTAGAGAACGGGAAGGCACAGGGTGGGGCAGCAGAGGGAACGGGGCAGGGAGACTCGAGCGTAGAACCCGAGGTTGAGCAGGAGAACAAGGTGGAGTTTGCGGTGCTGGACGAGCTGGAGGATTACAGCGAGAACTTCCTTGAGGCTGAGGACGGAGAGGAGAGCGAGTACATGTCCGAGATGATCGTCCAGCAGCAGCAGGCCAACGATGAGGACCACAGTTACTCCTACGAG GACGACTTTGACAACGATGTAGACGCGCTGTTAGAAGAAGGCATGCCGGTGCCCAAGAAGATGCGTCTGGCCGAGGATAAATACGCAGCCGACAGCGATCACCAGTCCGACACGGAGCAGGGTGTCCAGCCTATGATTACTAAAATTAAGACTGTTCTTAAGA GTCGAGGTCGTCCGCCTACAGAGCCTCTTCCTGACGGATGGATCATGACATTCCATAACTCCGGCATTCCAGTCTACCTCCACCGGGAGACCAGAGTCGTTACCTGGTCCAGACCTTACTTCCTCGGCACTGGGAGTATCAGG AAACACGACCCTCCTACCAGTAGCATCCCTTGTTTGCACTATAAACGAATGAAGGAACACGAAGAACGGGAGCAGAACGGAGAAGTGACGCCCAACGTGTCTCCGGTCAAGGACGGGGACGAGCGAGAACCCCAGGAGAGGACCGAAGAACCCGACTCCACGGCTCCGGAGGGAGCGTGTGACGAGTTGAACCCGGACACCTCGGACAACCGGCCCGAGGGGAAAGACAGCCACGGGGGAGAGACGGCACAGGGAGCGCTGGGGCAGGTCAAGGCCAAGGTGGAGGTGTGCAAAGACGAGTCCGTCG ACATCGAGGAGTTCCGCAGCTACCTAGAGAAGTGCTTCGACTTCGAGCAAGTGACCGTGAAGAAGTTTCGCACGTGGGCGGAGCGACGGCAATTCAACAGGGACATGAAGAGGAAGCAGGCGGAGTCCGAGAGGCCCATCCTCCCGGCCAATCAGAAGCTCATCACGCTGTCGGTGCAGGACGCCCCCACTAAGAAAG AGTTTGTCATCAACCCGAACGGGAAGTCAGAGGTTTGCATCCTACACGAATATATGCAACGTGTGCTGAAGGTCCGACCTGTTTACAACTTTTTTGAAtgtg CTCGAGCCACACTGGAGATCCTCATCCCCGACTTTGTGAAGCAGACGGCCGAGGAGAAGCCGGTGGAAGGGGACGAACTTGAG TATTTTAACCATATCAGTATCGAAGACTCGCGAGTGTATGAACTGACCAACAAAGCAGGCTTACTGTCACCTTACCAGATCCTTCACGAGTGCCTTAAGAG aaACCACGGGATGGGGGACACCAGCATCAAGTTTGAGGTGATTCCAGGGAAGAACCAGAAGAGTGAATATGTGATGACGTGTGGGAAACACAGCGTACGTGGGTGGt GTAAGAACAAGAGAGTGGGGAAACAGCTGGCTTCTCAGAAGATCCTCCAGATGTTACACCCTCATGTGAAGAACTGGGGGTCTCTGCTGCGCATGTACGGCAGAGAGAACAACAAGATGGTCAAAAAG GAAAATTCAGACAAGAGTGTGATTGAGCTGCAGCAGTTTGCCAAAAAGAACAAGCCCAACCTCCATATTCTGAACAAACTCCAAGAGGAAATGAGGAAACTGGCTAAAGAGAGG
- the tia1l gene encoding cytotoxic granule-associated RNA binding protein 1, like isoform X2, with amino-acid sequence MMADDDQPKTLYVGNLSRDVTEALIMQVFTQIGPCKSCKMIIDTAGNDPYCFVEFFEHMHAAAALAAMNGRKILGKDMKVNWASMPSSQKKDTSNHFHVFVGDLSPEISTEDVRAAFAPFGKISDARVVKDLATGKSKGYGFISFINKWDAENAIQQMNSQWLGGRQIRTNWATRKPPAPKSNLESQSGNTKHLSYEEVLNQSSPSNCTVYCGGVTSGLSDQLMRQTFSPFGQIMEIRVFPDKGYSFVRFDSHESAAHAIVSVNGTCIEGHTVKCYWGKETADMRAMQQMAMPQQSNPAYAAQPYGQWGQSYGNGQQMGQYVPNGWQMPAYGVYGQAWNQQGYK; translated from the exons ATGATGGCGGATGATGACCAGCCCAAGACGTT GTACGTCGGAAACCTCTCCCGGGATGTGACGGAGGCTCTGATCATGCAGGTGTTCACTCAGATTGGACCCTGCAAGAGCTGCAAAATGATCATCGAT ACGGCAGGAAACGATCCGTACTGCTTTGTGGAGTTCTTCGAGCATATGCATGCTGCCGCTGCCCTGGCTGCCATGAACGGACGGAAAATATTAGGAAAG GACATGAAGGTGAACTGGGCTTCCATGCCGAGCAGCCAGAAGAAAGACACAAGCA ATCACTTCCATGTCTTCGTCGGTGACCTGAGCCCAGAAATCTCCACAGAGGACGTCAGAGCCGCTTTTGCTCCGTTTGGAAAAATATC tgatGCTCGCGTGGTGAAAGACCTGGCGACTGGGAAGTCCAAAGGCTATGGCTTTATCTCCTTCATTAATAAATGG GACGCGGAGAACGCCATCCAGCAGATGAACAGCCAGTGGCTGGGGGGCAGGCAGATCAGAACCAACTGGGCCACCAGGAAGCCTCCTGCTCCCAAATCCAACCTCGAGAGTCAGTCCG GCAACACCAAACACCTGTCCTACGAGGAGGTGCTGAACCAGTCGAGCCCCAGTAACTGCACCGTGTACTGCGGAGGCGTCACCTCCGGCCTCTCGG ATCAGCTGATGAGGCAGACTTTCTCTCCGTTCGGACAGATCATGGAGATCAGGGTTTTCCCAGACAAAGGCTACTCGTTCGTGAG GTTTGATTCTCACGAGAGCGCCGCTCACGCCATCGTGTCCGTGAACGGGACGTGCATCGAGGGCCACACCGTCAAGTGCTACTGGGGTAAAGAGACAGCAGACATGAGGGCCATGCAGCAGATGGCCATGCCCCAG CAGAGTAACCCAGCCTACGCTGCTCAGCCGTACGGACAGTGGGGTCAGTCTTATGGTAACGGGCAGCAGATGGGGCAGTACGTCCCTAACGGCTGGCAGATGCCGGCGTACGGAGTGTACGGTCAGGCCTGGAACCAGCAGGGCTATAAGTAA
- the tia1l gene encoding cytotoxic granule-associated RNA binding protein 1, like isoform X4: MMADDDQPKTLYVGNLSRDVTEALIMQVFTQIGPCKSCKMIIDTAGNDPYCFVEFFEHMHAAAALAAMNGRKILGKDMKVNWASMPSSQKKDTSNHFHVFVGDLSPEISTEDVRAAFAPFGKISDARVVKDLATGKSKGYGFISFINKWDAENAIQQMNSQWLGGRQIRTNWATRKPPAPKSNLETGNTKHLSYEEVLNQSSPSNCTVYCGGVTSGLSDQLMRQTFSPFGQIMEIRVFPDKGYSFVRFDSHESAAHAIVSVNGTCIEGHTVKCYWGKETADMRAMQQMAMPQQSNPAYAAQPYGQWGQSYGNGQQMGQYVPNGWQMPAYGVYGQAWNQQGYK, encoded by the exons ATGATGGCGGATGATGACCAGCCCAAGACGTT GTACGTCGGAAACCTCTCCCGGGATGTGACGGAGGCTCTGATCATGCAGGTGTTCACTCAGATTGGACCCTGCAAGAGCTGCAAAATGATCATCGAT ACGGCAGGAAACGATCCGTACTGCTTTGTGGAGTTCTTCGAGCATATGCATGCTGCCGCTGCCCTGGCTGCCATGAACGGACGGAAAATATTAGGAAAG GACATGAAGGTGAACTGGGCTTCCATGCCGAGCAGCCAGAAGAAAGACACAAGCA ATCACTTCCATGTCTTCGTCGGTGACCTGAGCCCAGAAATCTCCACAGAGGACGTCAGAGCCGCTTTTGCTCCGTTTGGAAAAATATC tgatGCTCGCGTGGTGAAAGACCTGGCGACTGGGAAGTCCAAAGGCTATGGCTTTATCTCCTTCATTAATAAATGG GACGCGGAGAACGCCATCCAGCAGATGAACAGCCAGTGGCTGGGGGGCAGGCAGATCAGAACCAACTGGGCCACCAGGAAGCCTCCTGCTCCCAAATCCAACCTCGAGA CAGGCAACACCAAACACCTGTCCTACGAGGAGGTGCTGAACCAGTCGAGCCCCAGTAACTGCACCGTGTACTGCGGAGGCGTCACCTCCGGCCTCTCGG ATCAGCTGATGAGGCAGACTTTCTCTCCGTTCGGACAGATCATGGAGATCAGGGTTTTCCCAGACAAAGGCTACTCGTTCGTGAG GTTTGATTCTCACGAGAGCGCCGCTCACGCCATCGTGTCCGTGAACGGGACGTGCATCGAGGGCCACACCGTCAAGTGCTACTGGGGTAAAGAGACAGCAGACATGAGGGCCATGCAGCAGATGGCCATGCCCCAG CAGAGTAACCCAGCCTACGCTGCTCAGCCGTACGGACAGTGGGGTCAGTCTTATGGTAACGGGCAGCAGATGGGGCAGTACGTCCCTAACGGCTGGCAGATGCCGGCGTACGGAGTGTACGGTCAGGCCTGGAACCAGCAGGGCTATAAGTAA
- the tia1l gene encoding cytotoxic granule-associated RNA binding protein 1, like isoform X5, with amino-acid sequence MMADDDQPKTLYVGNLSRDVTEALIMQVFTQIGPCKSCKMIIDTAGNDPYCFVEFFEHMHAAAALAAMNGRKILGKDMKVNWASMPSSQKKDTSNHFHVFVGDLSPEISTEDVRAAFAPFGKISDARVVKDLATGKSKGYGFISFINKWDAENAIQQMNSQWLGGRQIRTNWATRKPPAPKSNLESNTKHLSYEEVLNQSSPSNCTVYCGGVTSGLSDQLMRQTFSPFGQIMEIRVFPDKGYSFVRFDSHESAAHAIVSVNGTCIEGHTVKCYWGKETADMRAMQQMAMPQQSNPAYAAQPYGQWGQSYGNGQQMGQYVPNGWQMPAYGVYGQAWNQQGYK; translated from the exons ATGATGGCGGATGATGACCAGCCCAAGACGTT GTACGTCGGAAACCTCTCCCGGGATGTGACGGAGGCTCTGATCATGCAGGTGTTCACTCAGATTGGACCCTGCAAGAGCTGCAAAATGATCATCGAT ACGGCAGGAAACGATCCGTACTGCTTTGTGGAGTTCTTCGAGCATATGCATGCTGCCGCTGCCCTGGCTGCCATGAACGGACGGAAAATATTAGGAAAG GACATGAAGGTGAACTGGGCTTCCATGCCGAGCAGCCAGAAGAAAGACACAAGCA ATCACTTCCATGTCTTCGTCGGTGACCTGAGCCCAGAAATCTCCACAGAGGACGTCAGAGCCGCTTTTGCTCCGTTTGGAAAAATATC tgatGCTCGCGTGGTGAAAGACCTGGCGACTGGGAAGTCCAAAGGCTATGGCTTTATCTCCTTCATTAATAAATGG GACGCGGAGAACGCCATCCAGCAGATGAACAGCCAGTGGCTGGGGGGCAGGCAGATCAGAACCAACTGGGCCACCAGGAAGCCTCCTGCTCCCAAATCCAACCTCGAGA GCAACACCAAACACCTGTCCTACGAGGAGGTGCTGAACCAGTCGAGCCCCAGTAACTGCACCGTGTACTGCGGAGGCGTCACCTCCGGCCTCTCGG ATCAGCTGATGAGGCAGACTTTCTCTCCGTTCGGACAGATCATGGAGATCAGGGTTTTCCCAGACAAAGGCTACTCGTTCGTGAG GTTTGATTCTCACGAGAGCGCCGCTCACGCCATCGTGTCCGTGAACGGGACGTGCATCGAGGGCCACACCGTCAAGTGCTACTGGGGTAAAGAGACAGCAGACATGAGGGCCATGCAGCAGATGGCCATGCCCCAG CAGAGTAACCCAGCCTACGCTGCTCAGCCGTACGGACAGTGGGGTCAGTCTTATGGTAACGGGCAGCAGATGGGGCAGTACGTCCCTAACGGCTGGCAGATGCCGGCGTACGGAGTGTACGGTCAGGCCTGGAACCAGCAGGGCTATAAGTAA
- the tia1l gene encoding cytotoxic granule-associated RNA binding protein 1, like isoform X1 codes for MMADDDQPKTLYVGNLSRDVTEALIMQVFTQIGPCKSCKMIIDTAGNDPYCFVEFFEHMHAAAALAAMNGRKILGKDMKVNWASMPSSQKKDTSNHFHVFVGDLSPEISTEDVRAAFAPFGKISDARVVKDLATGKSKGYGFISFINKWDAENAIQQMNSQWLGGRQIRTNWATRKPPAPKSNLESQSAGNTKHLSYEEVLNQSSPSNCTVYCGGVTSGLSDQLMRQTFSPFGQIMEIRVFPDKGYSFVRFDSHESAAHAIVSVNGTCIEGHTVKCYWGKETADMRAMQQMAMPQQSNPAYAAQPYGQWGQSYGNGQQMGQYVPNGWQMPAYGVYGQAWNQQGYK; via the exons ATGATGGCGGATGATGACCAGCCCAAGACGTT GTACGTCGGAAACCTCTCCCGGGATGTGACGGAGGCTCTGATCATGCAGGTGTTCACTCAGATTGGACCCTGCAAGAGCTGCAAAATGATCATCGAT ACGGCAGGAAACGATCCGTACTGCTTTGTGGAGTTCTTCGAGCATATGCATGCTGCCGCTGCCCTGGCTGCCATGAACGGACGGAAAATATTAGGAAAG GACATGAAGGTGAACTGGGCTTCCATGCCGAGCAGCCAGAAGAAAGACACAAGCA ATCACTTCCATGTCTTCGTCGGTGACCTGAGCCCAGAAATCTCCACAGAGGACGTCAGAGCCGCTTTTGCTCCGTTTGGAAAAATATC tgatGCTCGCGTGGTGAAAGACCTGGCGACTGGGAAGTCCAAAGGCTATGGCTTTATCTCCTTCATTAATAAATGG GACGCGGAGAACGCCATCCAGCAGATGAACAGCCAGTGGCTGGGGGGCAGGCAGATCAGAACCAACTGGGCCACCAGGAAGCCTCCTGCTCCCAAATCCAACCTCGAGAGTCAGTCCG CAGGCAACACCAAACACCTGTCCTACGAGGAGGTGCTGAACCAGTCGAGCCCCAGTAACTGCACCGTGTACTGCGGAGGCGTCACCTCCGGCCTCTCGG ATCAGCTGATGAGGCAGACTTTCTCTCCGTTCGGACAGATCATGGAGATCAGGGTTTTCCCAGACAAAGGCTACTCGTTCGTGAG GTTTGATTCTCACGAGAGCGCCGCTCACGCCATCGTGTCCGTGAACGGGACGTGCATCGAGGGCCACACCGTCAAGTGCTACTGGGGTAAAGAGACAGCAGACATGAGGGCCATGCAGCAGATGGCCATGCCCCAG CAGAGTAACCCAGCCTACGCTGCTCAGCCGTACGGACAGTGGGGTCAGTCTTATGGTAACGGGCAGCAGATGGGGCAGTACGTCCCTAACGGCTGGCAGATGCCGGCGTACGGAGTGTACGGTCAGGCCTGGAACCAGCAGGGCTATAAGTAA
- the tia1l gene encoding cytotoxic granule-associated RNA binding protein 1, like isoform X6, with translation MMADDDQPKTLYVGNLSRDVTEALIMQVFTQIGPCKSCKMIIDTAGNDPYCFVEFFEHMHAAAALAAMNGRKILGKDMKVNWASMPSSQKKDTSNHFHVFVGDLSPEISTEDVRAAFAPFGKISDARVVKDLATGKSKGYGFISFINKWDAENAIQQMNSQWLGGRQIRTNWATRKPPAPKSNLETGNTKHLSYEEVLNQSSPSNCTVYCGGVTSGLSDQLMRQTFSPFGQIMEIRVFPDKGYSFVRFDSHESAAHAIVSVNGTCIEGHTVKCYWGKETADMRAMQQMAMPQSNPAYAAQPYGQWGQSYGNGQQMGQYVPNGWQMPAYGVYGQAWNQQGYK, from the exons ATGATGGCGGATGATGACCAGCCCAAGACGTT GTACGTCGGAAACCTCTCCCGGGATGTGACGGAGGCTCTGATCATGCAGGTGTTCACTCAGATTGGACCCTGCAAGAGCTGCAAAATGATCATCGAT ACGGCAGGAAACGATCCGTACTGCTTTGTGGAGTTCTTCGAGCATATGCATGCTGCCGCTGCCCTGGCTGCCATGAACGGACGGAAAATATTAGGAAAG GACATGAAGGTGAACTGGGCTTCCATGCCGAGCAGCCAGAAGAAAGACACAAGCA ATCACTTCCATGTCTTCGTCGGTGACCTGAGCCCAGAAATCTCCACAGAGGACGTCAGAGCCGCTTTTGCTCCGTTTGGAAAAATATC tgatGCTCGCGTGGTGAAAGACCTGGCGACTGGGAAGTCCAAAGGCTATGGCTTTATCTCCTTCATTAATAAATGG GACGCGGAGAACGCCATCCAGCAGATGAACAGCCAGTGGCTGGGGGGCAGGCAGATCAGAACCAACTGGGCCACCAGGAAGCCTCCTGCTCCCAAATCCAACCTCGAGA CAGGCAACACCAAACACCTGTCCTACGAGGAGGTGCTGAACCAGTCGAGCCCCAGTAACTGCACCGTGTACTGCGGAGGCGTCACCTCCGGCCTCTCGG ATCAGCTGATGAGGCAGACTTTCTCTCCGTTCGGACAGATCATGGAGATCAGGGTTTTCCCAGACAAAGGCTACTCGTTCGTGAG GTTTGATTCTCACGAGAGCGCCGCTCACGCCATCGTGTCCGTGAACGGGACGTGCATCGAGGGCCACACCGTCAAGTGCTACTGGGGTAAAGAGACAGCAGACATGAGGGCCATGCAGCAGATGGCCATGCCCCAG AGTAACCCAGCCTACGCTGCTCAGCCGTACGGACAGTGGGGTCAGTCTTATGGTAACGGGCAGCAGATGGGGCAGTACGTCCCTAACGGCTGGCAGATGCCGGCGTACGGAGTGTACGGTCAGGCCTGGAACCAGCAGGGCTATAAGTAA
- the tia1l gene encoding cytotoxic granule-associated RNA binding protein 1, like isoform X3: MMADDDQPKTLYVGNLSRDVTEALIMQVFTQIGPCKSCKMIIDTAGNDPYCFVEFFEHMHAAAALAAMNGRKILGKDMKVNWASMPSSQKKDTSNHFHVFVGDLSPEISTEDVRAAFAPFGKISDARVVKDLATGKSKGYGFISFINKWDAENAIQQMNSQWLGGRQIRTNWATRKPPAPKSNLESQSAGNTKHLSYEEVLNQSSPSNCTVYCGGVTSGLSDQLMRQTFSPFGQIMEIRVFPDKGYSFVRFDSHESAAHAIVSVNGTCIEGHTVKCYWGKETADMRAMQQMAMPQSNPAYAAQPYGQWGQSYGNGQQMGQYVPNGWQMPAYGVYGQAWNQQGYK, translated from the exons ATGATGGCGGATGATGACCAGCCCAAGACGTT GTACGTCGGAAACCTCTCCCGGGATGTGACGGAGGCTCTGATCATGCAGGTGTTCACTCAGATTGGACCCTGCAAGAGCTGCAAAATGATCATCGAT ACGGCAGGAAACGATCCGTACTGCTTTGTGGAGTTCTTCGAGCATATGCATGCTGCCGCTGCCCTGGCTGCCATGAACGGACGGAAAATATTAGGAAAG GACATGAAGGTGAACTGGGCTTCCATGCCGAGCAGCCAGAAGAAAGACACAAGCA ATCACTTCCATGTCTTCGTCGGTGACCTGAGCCCAGAAATCTCCACAGAGGACGTCAGAGCCGCTTTTGCTCCGTTTGGAAAAATATC tgatGCTCGCGTGGTGAAAGACCTGGCGACTGGGAAGTCCAAAGGCTATGGCTTTATCTCCTTCATTAATAAATGG GACGCGGAGAACGCCATCCAGCAGATGAACAGCCAGTGGCTGGGGGGCAGGCAGATCAGAACCAACTGGGCCACCAGGAAGCCTCCTGCTCCCAAATCCAACCTCGAGAGTCAGTCCG CAGGCAACACCAAACACCTGTCCTACGAGGAGGTGCTGAACCAGTCGAGCCCCAGTAACTGCACCGTGTACTGCGGAGGCGTCACCTCCGGCCTCTCGG ATCAGCTGATGAGGCAGACTTTCTCTCCGTTCGGACAGATCATGGAGATCAGGGTTTTCCCAGACAAAGGCTACTCGTTCGTGAG GTTTGATTCTCACGAGAGCGCCGCTCACGCCATCGTGTCCGTGAACGGGACGTGCATCGAGGGCCACACCGTCAAGTGCTACTGGGGTAAAGAGACAGCAGACATGAGGGCCATGCAGCAGATGGCCATGCCCCAG AGTAACCCAGCCTACGCTGCTCAGCCGTACGGACAGTGGGGTCAGTCTTATGGTAACGGGCAGCAGATGGGGCAGTACGTCCCTAACGGCTGGCAGATGCCGGCGTACGGAGTGTACGGTCAGGCCTGGAACCAGCAGGGCTATAAGTAA